A genomic segment from bacterium encodes:
- a CDS encoding glycosyltransferase family 2 protein has translation MNYMVNDQKKISIITICYNEESNIVPMYERLKKTLEQANCSFEIIYVDNNSDDNSLSIYEDLCAKDKRVKVILMSRNFGYSQSSYLAGLKYCSGDCAILLDGDLQDPPELISKFLKKWQEGFDVVYGIRHKRQGGIIWQILYKLFYRVFRKLAYISVPVDASDFGLMDRKVVNEIIKFGERDIFIRGVRPYVGFKQTGIEYERALRLSGQTTQSFFRGLFNAKRLIINFSYKPLEWISNFAFLVMVLAFVAIIIYMVAFFWGPTPPSGIPTLIVFILFFSGIQLLAISVMGDYLGKIFEEVKHRPRFIARKILNDDREIPLVDDL, from the coding sequence ATGAACTATATGGTTAACGATCAAAAAAAAATATCTATTATAACGATTTGTTACAATGAAGAATCCAACATTGTACCAATGTACGAGCGACTTAAAAAAACATTAGAACAGGCAAACTGTTCTTTTGAGATAATTTATGTAGATAATAACTCCGATGATAATTCCTTATCAATCTATGAGGATTTATGTGCTAAAGACAAACGGGTGAAGGTAATTTTAATGAGTCGAAATTTTGGCTATTCACAGTCCAGTTATTTGGCCGGTTTAAAATATTGTTCTGGGGATTGTGCTATTTTGTTGGACGGTGATTTACAAGATCCACCGGAATTAATTTCTAAGTTTTTAAAAAAATGGCAAGAGGGTTTTGATGTTGTTTACGGCATTCGCCATAAACGCCAAGGCGGTATTATATGGCAGATTTTGTATAAGTTGTTTTATCGTGTTTTTAGAAAACTGGCCTATATTTCGGTGCCGGTGGATGCCAGTGATTTTGGTTTAATGGACAGAAAGGTTGTTAATGAAATTATTAAATTTGGCGAGAGAGATATATTTATTCGGGGTGTACGCCCTTATGTTGGCTTTAAACAAACTGGTATTGAGTATGAGCGAGCGCTACGCTTAAGTGGCCAAACAACCCAAAGCTTTTTTCGGGGATTGTTTAATGCCAAAAGACTCATTATTAACTTTTCCTACAAACCGTTGGAATGGATTTCCAATTTTGCTTTTTTGGTAATGGTTTTAGCTTTCGTGGCCATAATAATTTATATGGTGGCGTTCTTTTGGGGTCCTACTCCGCCTAGTGGTATACCCACACTTATTGTATTTATACTTTTTTTTAGCGGAATTCAATTACTAGCCATATCAGTTATGGGAGATTATTTGGGTAAAATTTTTGAAGAAGTGAAACATCGCCCGCGTTTTATTGCTAGAAAAATATTGAATGATGACCGAGAAATTCCATTGGTTGATGATCTATAG
- a CDS encoding sugar phosphate nucleotidyltransferase, with the protein MKVVILCGGKGMRLREETEHKPKPLITIGEMPILWHIMKIYASHGYRDFILCLGYKGEMIKDYFLNFDEKVNNFTLKLGAGVKEVIHHNKKRLIDEWNITFVDTGLNTETGGRVALIKDYIGDNEDFFLTYGDGVGDINIADTLRYHKKKGRIATLCGVNDINPFGVIEPKNGLVKAFVEKPRSTAFISGGFFVLNKKFFDYLSPDPSLKFELKPMQKLASEGQLAVYSHHGFWHCLDTMKHLEDLNNMYYQGRRPWMIWEKS; encoded by the coding sequence ATGAAAGTTGTTATTTTATGCGGCGGTAAAGGTATGCGCCTGCGTGAAGAAACTGAACATAAACCTAAGCCCCTAATTACCATAGGGGAAATGCCTATTTTATGGCATATTATGAAAATTTACGCTAGTCATGGCTACCGCGATTTTATATTGTGCTTGGGCTATAAGGGCGAGATGATTAAGGACTATTTTTTAAATTTTGATGAAAAGGTTAACAACTTTACACTTAAACTGGGAGCTGGTGTAAAAGAAGTCATACATCACAATAAGAAACGGTTGATTGACGAATGGAATATAACTTTTGTTGATACTGGCTTAAACACCGAGACAGGCGGGAGAGTAGCTTTGATTAAAGACTATATTGGAGACAATGAAGATTTTTTTCTAACTTACGGCGATGGTGTGGGTGATATAAATATTGCTGATACTTTACGTTATCACAAAAAGAAAGGCAGGATAGCCACTCTGTGTGGAGTTAACGACATTAATCCTTTCGGTGTGATTGAACCAAAAAATGGTTTGGTAAAAGCGTTTGTGGAAAAACCTAGATCCACAGCTTTTATCAGTGGCGGTTTTTTTGTGCTTAATAAAAAGTTTTTTGATTATTTGTCGCCTGACCCAAGTCTAAAATTTGAATTGAAACCCATGCAAAAATTGGCGAGCGAAGGGCAGCTAGCTGTTTATTCTCATCACGGTTTTTGGCATTGCCTGGATACTATGAAGCACCTAGAAGATTTGAACAATATGTATTATCAAGGCCGAAGACCTTGGATGATTTGGGAAAAATCTTAA
- a CDS encoding SDR family oxidoreductase, whose product MEEIKTVLVTGSHGYIGSLLTPLLAQAGFRVVGLDTGYFNDPECVFKKHNTCEDKFIKKDIREVTSLDLKNIDAICHLAALSNDPMGAINPKLTQDINLKASEKLAQLAKKCGVEKFLFSSSCSVYGALGDKLITEKSPVDPKTAYAVSKVEFEKVLLKLADKNFCPIILRNATAYGSSPKLRLDLVLNNFAASAFTTGEIKIMSDGTPWRPMIHAEDIARLFVALLKAPVKKVHNQIINCGQNKENFQVKDIATTVQKIQKGIRVSYASQPDKDSRTYKVSFDKLARILPDFKFKWTLKKAAEELKNDFQKIGLAKEIPTSRNLIRLAQLQHLTKNKMIDRKLFWKNEK is encoded by the coding sequence ATGGAAGAGATCAAAACAGTTTTAGTTACAGGCTCACACGGTTATATTGGTTCCTTGTTGACACCACTATTAGCTCAAGCAGGTTTTAGGGTTGTGGGTCTAGACACGGGCTATTTTAATGACCCAGAATGTGTTTTTAAAAAACACAATACTTGTGAAGATAAATTTATTAAAAAAGATATCCGGGAAGTAACGTCATTAGATTTAAAAAATATTGATGCTATCTGCCACCTAGCCGCTTTATCCAACGACCCTATGGGAGCTATTAATCCCAAGTTGACACAAGATATAAACCTGAAAGCATCGGAAAAACTAGCCCAGCTAGCCAAAAAATGCGGAGTAGAAAAATTTTTATTCTCTTCATCTTGTAGCGTCTACGGAGCACTGGGAGATAAATTGATCACCGAAAAGTCACCCGTAGACCCCAAAACAGCTTATGCTGTATCCAAAGTGGAATTTGAAAAAGTGTTATTAAAACTAGCGGATAAAAATTTCTGTCCAATAATTTTACGTAATGCTACCGCTTACGGATCTTCGCCAAAGCTACGGTTAGATTTAGTATTAAACAACTTTGCGGCCAGCGCCTTCACCACCGGCGAAATAAAAATCATGAGTGATGGCACACCCTGGCGCCCTATGATTCATGCCGAAGATATTGCCAGACTGTTTGTAGCCTTATTGAAAGCTCCTGTTAAAAAAGTCCATAACCAAATAATCAACTGTGGTCAAAATAAAGAAAATTTCCAAGTAAAAGATATTGCTACCACAGTTCAAAAAATCCAAAAAGGTATCCGGGTTTCGTATGCTTCACAACCCGATAAGGATTCCCGAACTTACAAAGTTAGTTTTGATAAACTAGCCCGAATCTTGCCTGATTTTAAATTTAAATGGACGCTAAAAAAAGCTGCCGAGGAATTAAAAAACGATTTCCAAAAAATAGGCCTGGCCAAAGAAATTCCCACTTCTAGAAACCTTATAAGATTAGCCCAATTACAACACCTTACCAAAAATAAAATGATTGACCGTAAGCTTTTCTGGAAAAATGAAAAATAA
- a CDS encoding transketolase, which translates to MMSSALSDYKQTSTRVRRTVLGMIHAAKASHIGSCFSCIDLLTVLYNKIVNLDSELKEDRDRVIFSKGWAAAAAYAFLAEKKIIPQEDLATYCQPGSPYIGLVERSVRGIEASTGSMGHGLPIGLGMALGAKRSGQKWKTFVLMSDGEMNCGTTWESALLAAHHQLDNLMVIVDCNSWQAIGRINEVLNLEPLTDKWRSFGWEVREVDGHDFEAIEKVLSDSPLTKPVVIIARTVKGKGVSFMEDKIIYHYKNPSDEEYSLALEELDKQK; encoded by the coding sequence ATGATGTCTTCTGCCCTATCTGACTATAAACAAACTTCAACTCGCGTTCGGCGTACTGTGCTGGGCATGATTCATGCCGCTAAAGCAAGCCATATTGGGTCATGTTTTTCGTGCATTGATTTATTGACGGTTCTTTATAACAAAATTGTTAATTTAGACAGCGAACTTAAAGAGGATCGTGATCGGGTCATTTTTTCCAAAGGCTGGGCGGCCGCAGCCGCTTATGCTTTTTTAGCAGAAAAAAAAATTATACCCCAAGAAGATCTAGCAACTTATTGTCAGCCAGGTAGTCCCTATATTGGCTTAGTGGAGCGTTCGGTTAGGGGTATTGAGGCTAGTACGGGCAGTATGGGCCACGGCCTGCCGATTGGACTCGGCATGGCTTTGGGAGCAAAGCGCAGTGGTCAAAAATGGAAAACTTTTGTCTTGATGTCAGATGGAGAAATGAATTGTGGTACTACTTGGGAATCGGCTCTTCTGGCCGCCCATCACCAGCTTGATAATTTAATGGTTATTGTAGACTGTAACAGCTGGCAAGCTATCGGTCGTATCAACGAAGTATTAAATTTAGAACCGTTAACTGATAAGTGGCGGTCTTTTGGTTGGGAGGTTAGAGAAGTTGATGGGCATGATTTTGAAGCCATAGAAAAAGTCCTATCTGATTCACCGCTAACAAAACCAGTAGTTATTATTGCCCGTACAGTTAAAGGTAAAGGGGTGAGTTTTATGGAGGACAAAATTATTTATCACTATAAAAATCCTTCAGATGAAGAATACAGTCTAGCTCTTGAAGAACTAGACAAGCAAAAATGA
- a CDS encoding NAD-dependent epimerase/dehydratase family protein: MDNKTASKLDPIIQEDLNHIIDSLGKVFGALAGQTILVTGANGFLASYLVDTVLSLNRTLLLEKPARVIALTRRPIEQNNRLVQHIGNPNLVFLKGDVAQSFEIPTGIDYIIHAASLASPNDYFIRPIDTINANTLGTKILLDYAVKNPLKGFLFVSSAEIYGNPDIHHIPIKEDYFGNVNPIGPRSVYQEAKRFGETLCYTFWKSFGVPVKIVRCFHTYGPRMSLNDGRAIPDYMKKGFKGEDIELGDGRDFIRTYAYVADTITAFWRVLLLGRSGEAYNVGSEEEVTIKDMAQLFVNIFDNAIKVRVIEKNNSLNIVDAPQKTTPDISKLRNELKYSPRINSLEQGLRRLKNWYELYG; the protein is encoded by the coding sequence ATGGATAACAAAACAGCTAGTAAGCTGGATCCAATTATTCAAGAAGACCTTAATCATATTATTGATTCATTAGGGAAGGTTTTTGGCGCGCTAGCTGGCCAAACTATTTTAGTTACTGGCGCTAATGGTTTTTTGGCATCCTATTTGGTAGATACTGTGTTGAGCCTCAATAGAACCTTATTGTTGGAAAAACCGGCTCGGGTTATTGCTTTAACACGAAGACCAATAGAACAAAATAATAGATTAGTTCAGCACATAGGCAATCCTAATCTGGTTTTTTTGAAGGGTGACGTTGCCCAATCTTTTGAAATTCCTACTGGCATTGATTACATTATTCATGCCGCTTCTTTAGCCTCTCCCAATGATTATTTTATTAGGCCTATTGATACTATTAACGCTAATACTTTGGGAACAAAAATCTTACTGGACTATGCGGTTAAGAATCCCCTTAAAGGTTTTCTTTTTGTAAGTAGCGCGGAAATTTATGGCAATCCCGATATTCATCACATACCAATCAAAGAAGATTATTTTGGCAATGTTAATCCTATTGGGCCTCGTTCCGTTTATCAGGAAGCGAAACGGTTTGGTGAAACCCTATGTTATACTTTTTGGAAATCTTTTGGTGTTCCGGTAAAAATTGTTCGCTGTTTTCATACCTATGGTCCCCGTATGAGTCTTAACGATGGCCGAGCCATTCCCGATTATATGAAGAAAGGCTTTAAGGGTGAGGATATAGAATTGGGAGATGGCAGAGATTTTATAAGGACATACGCTTATGTGGCCGATACCATAACCGCTTTTTGGCGGGTCTTGCTTTTGGGTCGTAGTGGCGAGGCCTATAATGTCGGATCAGAAGAAGAAGTTACTATTAAGGATATGGCTCAGTTATTTGTTAATATTTTTGATAATGCGATAAAGGTAAGGGTTATTGAAAAAAATAACTCACTCAATATTGTTGACGCACCTCAAAAGACCACGCCTGATATAAGTAAGCTTAGAAATGAATTGAAATATTCTCCCAGAATCAATTCTTTGGAGCAAGGTCTACGCCGGCTCAAAAATTGGTATGAACTATATGGTTAA
- a CDS encoding NUDIX hydrolase, which translates to MKNKLPNLSEQQLQKLLTGYLTYLAKVRKTHDLGSDLFEAIIKIVPQIAVEAIVVDSITNPTRVFLTWREDKNYKGWHFPGGFVRFGEKPENRLKTVINKELNATVQRYKRLDGIYNLIDSRGHTFSLCYLAEISKKPAGGKWFAKKTPKNIIGHHKQILSAELDWY; encoded by the coding sequence ATGAAAAATAAACTCCCGAACCTATCAGAACAACAACTCCAGAAACTGCTAACTGGATATCTAACATACCTCGCCAAAGTAAGAAAAACACATGATCTAGGGAGTGATCTTTTTGAAGCTATTATTAAAATCGTGCCACAAATTGCCGTGGAAGCGATCGTAGTAGATAGCATTACTAACCCAACTAGAGTATTCCTAACTTGGCGGGAAGATAAAAACTATAAGGGTTGGCACTTTCCTGGTGGTTTTGTTCGTTTTGGAGAAAAACCCGAAAACAGATTAAAAACAGTTATTAACAAAGAACTGAATGCTACGGTGCAAAGATATAAAAGACTTGATGGTATTTATAATTTAATAGACTCCCGCGGACATACATTTTCACTGTGTTATTTGGCAGAAATCAGCAAAAAACCAGCGGGCGGGAAATGGTTTGCTAAAAAAACGCCTAAAAACATAATAGGCCACCACAAACAGATACTCTCGGCAGAGTTAGACTGGTATTAA